The genomic stretch TGGCGTTGCTCGGGACTCAGTTTAATGCGATACTTAGCGTTGGGGTTGCTCATCGGCGCGATCGATAAACTCTTACCCACGATTTTAAGCTTGTCAATGTACTACTTCTACTTCACTAAGAATTTATTACGATGCAAGCACAATAAATCTATCAGTTCGTTATCATTGTGGTGAAATTTTGGGCAAAAGGTCAGTTAAGAAGGAAAACGACCTTTGCGTTTTCCCAACAACCCTTTTAACTCTCGCCACAGGGGAGACTCGCGCGGGGTTGCGGGGGTAGAAACGAGCAAACCTTGCGTCGGACTGAAGAGGAAAGCAAGGATAAAAAATCCGGTTGCTACTAACACGATCGCAGGCCCGGAGGGCAAATATTGGACAAAAAAGCTGAGATACATCCCGCTAATACCAGAAATCACCCCGATCGCAACTCCTAACATCATAACTTGATGCAGGCGCTTGACGAGTAAGTAAGCGGTGGCGGCGGGGGTAACGAGAAGCGATAGCACCAGGATCACGCCAACGGCTTTTAAACTCGCAACGATAGTCATCCCGATTAAAATCATCAAGCATAAATCGAGCAGATGAACGGGCAAACCCACGGCTTGCGCGCCGAGTTTATCGAAAGTATAAAAAAAGAGTTCTTTGTAGAGAATTGTGACTGTAAAAATTACAATAATTGCAACAATGGTTGTATCGCGAACCTCTGCCGGTGTTACGCCGAGAATGTTTCCAAATAAGAAGTGATTGAGGTCGATTTTATTGTTTTTTTGAATCGTTGTAATGAGCGCAATTCCGAGGGCAAAGAAGGCAGAAAAAACAATGCCCATTGCTGCATCTTCTTTGAGATTCGATCGCGTCCGGATTAGGTTAATGCAAACCGTGCTAAGAATTCCAGCGATAAATGCGCCGATGAATAAGTTCGCGCCAGTAAAAAACGCGATCGCGAGTCCCGGTAGTACCGAATGACTAATCGCATCCCCCAGCAACGCCAACCGCTGCACCATCAAGTAGCTGCCAACAATCGCACAAAGCGCGCCCACCATAATCGCCACCACCAGCGATCGCACCATGAAATCGTATTGCAAGGGTTCGAGCAAAACCATTTGAATTATGAGTTATGAATGATGAATTATAAGTTATGGGGGGTGAGTTATGAATTATGAGGGGTGAGTTATGAGTTATGGGGGGTGAATGATGAATTATGAATGATGAGTTATGCAGGCTATAACTCACACTTCTTCGTTATCCATTATCCATTGTCAATTATCAATTGCCTAAGCAGCGAGCGGCATATTGTCTTCTGAGAAAAATGCAACTTTCCCACCGTAAGCGCGGTAAAGATAATCTTCGCAGAGTACCCTTTGGCGGCGACCGGCGGCAATTAATTCGCGGTTGAGGAGGATTAAATCGTCGAAATTCGCGATCGATTCGCCGAGATCGTGGTTGACAACGAGAACGATTTTCCCAGCATCGGCGAGTTCTTTAAAGATATGGAAAAGAATATTTTCGGTTTTGCGATCGACTCCCGCAAAGGGTTCGTCAAAGCAAAAAACGTCTGCTTCTTGGGCGAGGGAACGGGCAAGAAAGACGCGCTGCTGCTGTCCGCCGGAAAGCTGCCCGATCGCGCGATCGCTATACGCCCCCATTCCCACTCGATCGAGCGCTTCTGCGGCCTTACGACGACTCACCCCAGAAAAGCGCCGAAACCACCCCGTTTTGCGCACGCGCCCCATCATCACGACATCCCACACCGTCGCCGGATACGTCCAGTCTACTTGCGATCGCTGCGGCACGTAAGCTACGCGATCGAGGCAATCGCTCAACGGCTCGCTTCCGTACAGTACCGACTCTCCTACCGTCGGAATCAGCCCCAACATCGCCTTAAGCAGCGTACTTTTCCCCGCCCCGTTCGGCCCAATAATCCCCGTCAACCGTCCCGGTTGCACGGTTAACGTAATATCTTTGAGGGCTTCGACTTGGCGGTAGCCCGCGCTGAGATGATGAACCGCGATCGCCATACTGTCTTCCATTTCACTCTTCCCTTTGCTTCACTCTTCCCAGCTTAATGTAAAAATGAAAAGATTATGATAACAATTATGACAGAATTATGAAAAAAATGATAGCTGTTACTCGCACCTCCCTATTATCAGTTCGCCGACTACCCGCGTTCTCCCTCATCCGAGGGATATTAATCCTCGCCCTCGCCGGTTGCAGCGCCCGCACCGCGCCCAACATTTCCCCCGACGGCAAACCCAACGTCGTCGCCACCAGCACCATCCTCGCCAACCTCACCCAAGATATTGGCGGCGACGAAATCCACCTCACCAGCATCCTCAAACCCGGAAGCGATCCCCACGTCTACGAACCCATCCCCGCCGACAGTATCGCCTTCGAGAAAGCCAACCTGATTCTTTACAACGGCTACCATCTCGAACCGGGGCTGATTCGCCTGATGGATGCAGCCGGACTCAAAGCCAAAAAAGTTGCCATCGGCGAAGTCGCAACGCCCATCCAAACCCAGCGCGCGCCCGATCCTCACGTTTGGGGTAGCGTCCAAAATTCTATCCTGATGGTGCAGGCGATTCGCGATACACTTAGCGAACTCGCACCCGAAGATCGAGAAATATTTACTCAAAACGCCGCCCAACTCATCGCCGAACTGCAACGCCTCGACAGTTGGATTAAAATCCAAATTGCCACGATTCCCCCCGCCCAACGCAAACTCATCACAACCCACGATGCGTTCGCTTATTACGCTCGGGACTACGGTTTAGAAATCTCTGGAACTCTGATTGGGATTAGCACCGAGGAACAACCCAGCGCCCGCACCGTCAAACGCCTCGCCGACACTATCAAATCCGCAGGCGTACCCGCAATCTTTGCTGAAACTACAATTAACCCGCAACTGATTACTGCTGTGGCGCGAGAAGCAGGAACAAAAATCGCGCCCCAATCCCTCTATGCGGACTCCATCGGCGCGCCCGGAAGTGACGGCGATACCTATATTAAGATGCTAGCGGCGAATACTCGCGCGATCGTCGAAGCGTTAGGCGGAACTTATACACCATTGCCCCAAGCCGAAAAAATTAACGTTCCAAATTAAGATGCGGCCCGCTCTCGGATGCGTTCGAGGTACATTATAGAGATGGTTAAATGCTCTAGATCGCTGTGAGTATGTAAAACTGAGGAATGGTTAAAGTTGGAAGTTGGGTTCGGGTGCTGTACCCTGCATATGCAAAAGGGACGCGGGGATATATCGAAGCGCAGGAAGAGGAATCGGGACGTTGGATTGTTCGCTTAGAAGAAAACCCAACTCGAGACAGTGCAGAACCGTTACTTTTGTCTTTAAAGGAGTCAGAATTTGAAGTTTTGGGTTCTCATTTTGCCTAATCTTTCTTGTGCAATGTTCGACGATTGGGAGGCTGGGATTGCTGCGCGAAATTCAAAATTCAAGACTAACAGTTGGTTCCCTTAATCCCTTTGCGTCATTTGAAAGGGGAGCCGGATAATTGCCAGAGGGGGCTAGCGTTAGCTCGGATAAGGCGATCTGTTGCGATTTTTCAAGCCTTTAAAATCAACTGCATTTCCAGTATTTTCTCTCAAAAAATAAAAGTCATTGTCCGAGTAGTTTCCGCTCTTGGATAGCCTAGATAAGCTCGATTAGAGTCGATTCCCTCTAGTCATACCGTTTGAGTTTTTGATAAACTGGAGTGGGATTGTGCAATCTTATTGTTAAAAGCATCCGGATGCCAGCGCTCGAATATTTTAACCGCCCCGAATATTTACTACGACCGAGACAAATTTATCGCCGCCTTCTTCATCCCCCACAGCAATCAATTGAAGAATTAGTAAAGATCGTTTTACCCTGGAAGGCGAGTTTAAAGATTCATCCTTATCCTCGAGAAGTTGTCGAGCGCTCTTTATTCATCTTCGGGATCTACGATCTCTGTCTTTCAGAAACACTTTGGCGATTGATCGATCCGGGTGAAATTACGATTGATGTTGGGGCAAATATCGGCTATGTCGCCAGTCTGATGGCGGCGCGAGTGGGGGAGAAAGGAAAGGTGATTTGCTTTGAACCCAATCCAGAAGTGTATCGAGAACTAGAAGAAAATGTCAAAAACTGGCAAGAGACGCAGGGTTGGCAGCATCTTCAGTTATCTCCTTTAGCGTTGTCCGATCGCGCCGGTTCGAGTACGCTGAAAATCCCGAAGTACAATCGTTCTGCTGCGGCCTTAGCCGACGCGATCGCGCCCGCCGATGAAGAAACGTTACAAAGCTACACCGTCGATCTGATGCGACTCGACGATTTTTTTGCAGGTACGAAGCCCGAGATCGGCGTTCTGAAAATCGATGTCGAAGGGCATGAGTTTAATGTCTTTCAAGGAGCGGAACAAATTTTAAGTCAACATCGGATTCGCGATATTATCTTTGAAGAGCATCAATCTTATCCGAGTGCGGCGATGCAATTTTTGGAGCAAAAAGGGTACTCGATTTTTCGGCTGTGGAAAGGATTTTGGAAACCCGTTCTCTACCCTTCAAGCTATGACAAAAATCACCCTTGGGAACCGCCGAATTATTTAGCAACTCTCGAACCCGATCGCGCTGTGACTCGACTCAAGCAGCGTGGGTGGAAAATTTTTAAACATGAATTGTGAAGCGAGAAAGTACAAAGTTTTATTAGTGGCGGCAAAGCCTATGCCGTATATGACTCCTGTCTACCGATTGCTAGCACAACAGCCCAATCTAGAAATTTTGGTGGCTTTCTGCAATTTACAGGGCGCACAATTAGGGCTGGATGATGAGTTTGGGGTGCAGGTAGAATGGGATATTCCCTTACTGGCGGGATATCCTTGGGTAGAACTGGCGAATGCTTCCCCCAAACCCGGTTTAAATCGATTTTGGGGGCTGGTGAATTGGGAGTTATGGGATTTAATGAAGCGCGGCAATTTTGACTGCGCGATTACTTATACGGGTTATGTTTATGCGAGTTTCTGGATTTTAGCAGCGGCGACAAAGTTGCGCGGGAAACGATTTATTTTTAGTACGGATATGAGCAGTATTGCACCGCGCGATCGCGCTTCCTGGAAATCGCGCCTCAAGCCCAAAATTCTCCCCTATCTTTACCGTCTCGGCGATCGCATCGTTGCCTCTAATCGTTTGGGCAAACAAGTCCTAGAGAGTATTGGCGTAGAAGAAGATCGCGTCGTTCTTACGCCCTCCTGCGTCGATAACGATTGGTGGCGTTCCGCAGCAGAAAACATCGATCCCCTCGCCGCGCGCCAACAGTGGGAAATTCCCCCCGATGCTTCCGTTGTTCTCTTTTGCGCCAAATTTCAGCCTTGGAAGCGCCCCCTCGATCTTCTGCGCGCTTTTGCTCGCGCTAGCGTCCCGAATAGCTATCTTTTGTTCGCGGGGGACGGGCCGCAGCGCCGAGAGTTAGAAAATGAAGCAGAAGCCCTTGGAATGCGCGATCGCGTCAAATTCCTCGGATTTCTCAATCAAAGCCAGTTACCGGCGGCGTATCGTGCCGCAGATTTGTTTGTTTTGCCCTCGGAATACGAACCTTTTGGGATGGTTGTGGCTGAGGCGATGTTGTGCGGTTGTCCGGCGGTAGTGAGCGATCGCGTTGGAGCTAGAGCCGATTTAATTATCCCCGATCGCACTGGCTTTATTTATCCCTGCGACGATATCGAGGCATTAGCAAACCTTCTTGCTAAATACTTACCGCAGCGCGAAAAATTGCGCGAAATTGGCATCGCCGCCCGCGATCGCATGGAAACTTGGTCGCCGAGAGAAAATGTAGCTGCCTTAGTTAGCGCGATCGTTTCTTAAAATTACGAATTAACTAAGAATGGCACTGAAAGAAACATTATTCCTTCAATGCCACTCATGAATTTTCCATTGTCCAGCCGGAAAGCGGCAACTCGTAATTGAGAATTCTAAATTCGTAATGACTTGTCCGAATCGCGAACTACGAACTCCCAATTGGTAATTACGAATTACGAATTACGAATTACGAATTACGAATTACGAATTACGAATTACAAATTACGAATTACGAATTACGAATTACGAATTACGAACTACGAATTACGAATTACGAACTACTTCGAGGACAAAGTTAGTACCGGCGTTTCAATCGGCGAATAAGTATTGGACTGCCAAACTTTGCCATCTAGCGCTATCTGTTCGACCAAACTTGCCAATTTCAGTGCTTTAAGGGCTTGTTCGCCGCCGACGGATGGCTGATTGCCGCCGCGCACGCAACTGACAAAGTGGTCTAGCTCGGCATGGAGTGGCTCGATGTTGCTGGTATAAACTTTCTCGATAATGCCATCCTGGCGATACATGAGTTTGCCAAGATTGCCCGCACCGTTATCTTCGATTTGTCGGTGGATGAGAATTTCGTTATTGAGAAAATCGGCTTCTGTGAGCGAGTTTTTGCAGTGGGCGGAGATGCGCCGAATTTTGCGATGGGTGACTTTACTTGCAGTTAGGGTGGCAACCATACCATTCGCGAATCCCAAGGTTGCTGTCACGTAGTCGAGGTATCCCGCCCCCGAACCGCTGCTACCACTGGCGGTTAATTTCACGACAGGAGAAGCAGCTAGCTCCATTAAAAGATCGATGTCGTGAATCATTAAGTCCAGCACCACAGAAACATCGTTCGCTCTCTGTGAGTAAGGACTCATGCGATGGGCTTCTAGGGCGAGTAATTCCTCGGTTTTGAGAACTTTGGTGAGTTCTTGGAAGGCGGGGTTAAAACGCTCGATATGCCCGACTTGGAGGATACAGTTGGACTCGGCAGCAGCATTGACAAGGGCTTCGGCTTCAGCAATACTAGCCGCGATCGGTTTTTCGATGAGGGTATGAACGCCAGCTTTGAGGCAGTTCATGCCGACTTGATAGTGCAGGCGCGTCGGTACGATAATACAAACGGCATCGATATGCGGTAAGAGATCGAGATAGTTCTCATAAAAACGTACTCGATACTTACTTGCGATCGCTAAACCTCGTTCGACATTGATATCCGAAATTCCAACTAGCTCGACATCTTTGAGAAGACTCAGTACGCGCGCGTGGTGTTGTCCCATATTGCCCACCCCAATTGCGCCGATGCGAATCGGCTTGGGTTGACTGCGCTGTCCTGTCGCTTCGTCGCGGCTTGAAGGCATTCTATTTTGCACTCCCTACTCCTCTACCACTTCTGAATTCAATGAATGAATCATTCCGAGTCCTCTCGAACTGTTCAGCAGAATAGTACCACAGTCGCTCCCAATGTAAAGAAATTTGAAGTTCAGTCTGCTGTTATCGAGCCGAGCGAGTTCGTTGAAAATCTCAAGAATGTTTATTTTTGTTTACATTTTCAAGGGGAGGACGAATTTTGCGTAACTTTGTGTGTCAGTTTCTCTGCTGTCCATTTGACAAAATTCACAAAATTTGCACAAGCGGGGTGAATGGTGAATTATGAATGGTGAATGGTGAATGGTGAGTGGTGAACTACGAATGAAAGTGAAACAGTATCACATTGGCTTCAGCCGCGAGGACTTGGGCGACGTTCCTCCGAGGCTGGCTTTTTTATCGGGCGATCGCAACCGCACCCGCTCCATCGCCGAATCCTATCTCCAAGGGGCGCGTCCGCTTGCTGTCAATCGAGGACTGGACAGCTATTTAGGATTTTTGAGCGATGGTTCGCCCGTTCTCTGTGCTACCAGCGGCATGGGCGCGCCTTCGTTAAGTATTGTTGCAAACGAGTTAGTCCAAGTCGGTATTAATCAGATCGTTCGTATCGGGACTTGCGGTTCGATTCAACCTTACATCCGCACCGGCAGTATCGTGATTTCCCAAGCGTCCCTCTGTCGCCAGGGAGCCGCTAACGATATCGCCCCGATTGAATATCCTGCTGCTGCCGATCCGTTTTTAACCGTCGCTCTGGTTCGCGCGGCGGAATCTCTGGGAATTGATTATCATCTCGGTATTACTGCTTCCGTGGATACATTCTACGAAGGGCAGGAACGCAGCGAGTCTTCCGCTAACCCTCATCTATTGCGGCGGCTCCGGGGAATTACGGAAGAGTATCGGAATTTACGGATATTGAACTACGAGATGGAGTCGGGGACACTGTTTAAAATGGCGGGAGTTTATGGCTTTGCGGCGGCTTGCGTTTGCGCGGTGGTTGCCGATCGCGTTGAGGCGGAAACTGTGGTGGTTGAGGAAAAAGAAAAAGCGGTGGAACGGGCAATTCGCACGGCGATTGAGGCAGTAGAAGAATTAGGAATTAGAAATTAAAAATTAAAAATTGAAAATTGAAAATTGAAAATTGAAAATTGGAAATTGAAAATTAAAAAATACGCTTGATGTAGCAGTTTTCACAGGGATAGCGTTATATCAGTTATCAATTATTCATTATCAATTGCCAATGGAACTGTTATTTGAACCTTTTACCGTTCGCAAGCGCTTTCCGTTAACGATTAGTCGCGGTACGACGGCTGAAAATACAAATTTGTGGCTGAGAGCTCGAGAAGACGGGATTGAAGGTTGGGGGGAAGCTTCGCCGTTTTCGGTGCGTCAGGGCGTATTGCCTTCGACAGCGGCGCTAGTGGAGGAGGTTAACGCGATCGCGCCCTTACTCGCATCTTATCATCCCCTCCAACATCAGGACATTGAAGAACAATTGCACCGAGAACGGGTATCATCGGCGACGCGCGCTGCTAT from Oscillatoria sp. FACHB-1406 encodes the following:
- a CDS encoding metal ABC transporter permease translates to MVLLEPLQYDFMVRSLVVAIMVGALCAIVGSYLMVQRLALLGDAISHSVLPGLAIAFFTGANLFIGAFIAGILSTVCINLIRTRSNLKEDAAMGIVFSAFFALGIALITTIQKNNKIDLNHFLFGNILGVTPAEVRDTTIVAIIVIFTVTILYKELFFYTFDKLGAQAVGLPVHLLDLCLMILIGMTIVASLKAVGVILVLSLLVTPAATAYLLVKRLHQVMMLGVAIGVISGISGMYLSFFVQYLPSGPAIVLVATGFFILAFLFSPTQGLLVSTPATPRESPLWRELKGLLGKRKGRFPS
- a CDS encoding metal ABC transporter ATP-binding protein; amino-acid sequence: MEDSMAIAVHHLSAGYRQVEALKDITLTVQPGRLTGIIGPNGAGKSTLLKAMLGLIPTVGESVLYGSEPLSDCLDRVAYVPQRSQVDWTYPATVWDVVMMGRVRKTGWFRRFSGVSRRKAAEALDRVGMGAYSDRAIGQLSGGQQQRVFLARSLAQEADVFCFDEPFAGVDRKTENILFHIFKELADAGKIVLVVNHDLGESIANFDDLILLNRELIAAGRRQRVLCEDYLYRAYGGKVAFFSEDNMPLAA
- a CDS encoding zinc ABC transporter substrate-binding protein, producing MIAVTRTSLLSVRRLPAFSLIRGILILALAGCSARTAPNISPDGKPNVVATSTILANLTQDIGGDEIHLTSILKPGSDPHVYEPIPADSIAFEKANLILYNGYHLEPGLIRLMDAAGLKAKKVAIGEVATPIQTQRAPDPHVWGSVQNSILMVQAIRDTLSELAPEDREIFTQNAAQLIAELQRLDSWIKIQIATIPPAQRKLITTHDAFAYYARDYGLEISGTLIGISTEEQPSARTVKRLADTIKSAGVPAIFAETTINPQLITAVAREAGTKIAPQSLYADSIGAPGSDGDTYIKMLAANTRAIVEALGGTYTPLPQAEKINVPN
- a CDS encoding FkbM family methyltransferase codes for the protein MPALEYFNRPEYLLRPRQIYRRLLHPPQQSIEELVKIVLPWKASLKIHPYPREVVERSLFIFGIYDLCLSETLWRLIDPGEITIDVGANIGYVASLMAARVGEKGKVICFEPNPEVYRELEENVKNWQETQGWQHLQLSPLALSDRAGSSTLKIPKYNRSAAALADAIAPADEETLQSYTVDLMRLDDFFAGTKPEIGVLKIDVEGHEFNVFQGAEQILSQHRIRDIIFEEHQSYPSAAMQFLEQKGYSIFRLWKGFWKPVLYPSSYDKNHPWEPPNYLATLEPDRAVTRLKQRGWKIFKHEL
- a CDS encoding glycosyltransferase; translation: MNCEARKYKVLLVAAKPMPYMTPVYRLLAQQPNLEILVAFCNLQGAQLGLDDEFGVQVEWDIPLLAGYPWVELANASPKPGLNRFWGLVNWELWDLMKRGNFDCAITYTGYVYASFWILAAATKLRGKRFIFSTDMSSIAPRDRASWKSRLKPKILPYLYRLGDRIVASNRLGKQVLESIGVEEDRVVLTPSCVDNDWWRSAAENIDPLAARQQWEIPPDASVVLFCAKFQPWKRPLDLLRAFARASVPNSYLLFAGDGPQRRELENEAEALGMRDRVKFLGFLNQSQLPAAYRAADLFVLPSEYEPFGMVVAEAMLCGCPAVVSDRVGARADLIIPDRTGFIYPCDDIEALANLLAKYLPQREKLREIGIAARDRMETWSPRENVAALVSAIVS
- a CDS encoding Gfo/Idh/MocA family oxidoreductase; this translates as MPSSRDEATGQRSQPKPIRIGAIGVGNMGQHHARVLSLLKDVELVGISDINVERGLAIASKYRVRFYENYLDLLPHIDAVCIIVPTRLHYQVGMNCLKAGVHTLIEKPIAASIAEAEALVNAAAESNCILQVGHIERFNPAFQELTKVLKTEELLALEAHRMSPYSQRANDVSVVLDLMIHDIDLLMELAASPVVKLTASGSSGSGAGYLDYVTATLGFANGMVATLTASKVTHRKIRRISAHCKNSLTEADFLNNEILIHRQIEDNGAGNLGKLMYRQDGIIEKVYTSNIEPLHAELDHFVSCVRGGNQPSVGGEQALKALKLASLVEQIALDGKVWQSNTYSPIETPVLTLSSK
- a CDS encoding nucleoside phosphorylase; the encoded protein is MKQYHIGFSREDLGDVPPRLAFLSGDRNRTRSIAESYLQGARPLAVNRGLDSYLGFLSDGSPVLCATSGMGAPSLSIVANELVQVGINQIVRIGTCGSIQPYIRTGSIVISQASLCRQGAANDIAPIEYPAAADPFLTVALVRAAESLGIDYHLGITASVDTFYEGQERSESSANPHLLRRLRGITEEYRNLRILNYEMESGTLFKMAGVYGFAAACVCAVVADRVEAETVVVEEKEKAVERAIRTAIEAVEELGIRN